One region of Halomonas huangheensis genomic DNA includes:
- the murB gene encoding UDP-N-acetylmuramate dehydrogenase: MKFEMHADVDLGAANTLGLPCRAEHVVEARHRDQVRALARSGIWRDGLTLLSGGSNLILPPRLGGITLRPRLTHWWLETRGEDALVHVGAGVNWHQLVMAMAEQGWWGIENLALIPGQCGAAPVQNIGAYGVELADVLEWVTLVDLDSGELERLSVGECGFGYRESCFKSELDGRVVITELTLRVTRRPRPRLDYGDLAQRVPVNPSPLDVASAVVAVRQEKLPDPAELGNAGSFFKNPVVDASLARSLIEAHPNMPHFPLTDGAVKLAAGWLIDQCGLKGWRQGHFAVHDRQALVLVHLGGGSAEELLDFAAWVADRVDQHFGVVLEREPRVAGSLVN, encoded by the coding sequence GTGAAGTTCGAGATGCACGCTGACGTCGACCTGGGGGCGGCGAATACCCTTGGACTCCCGTGCCGCGCCGAGCACGTGGTGGAGGCCCGCCATCGAGACCAGGTTCGTGCCCTTGCGCGCTCCGGTATCTGGCGCGATGGGCTGACACTACTGTCCGGTGGTAGCAACCTGATTCTTCCGCCGCGCCTTGGTGGCATCACGCTACGGCCACGCTTGACGCACTGGTGGCTGGAAACGCGTGGAGAGGATGCATTGGTACACGTCGGCGCCGGCGTCAATTGGCACCAGTTGGTGATGGCTATGGCCGAGCAGGGCTGGTGGGGAATCGAAAACCTGGCGCTTATCCCCGGCCAATGTGGCGCGGCGCCTGTGCAGAATATCGGCGCCTACGGTGTCGAGCTGGCCGATGTTCTGGAGTGGGTGACGCTGGTTGATCTCGACAGCGGTGAGCTGGAGCGCCTGTCGGTTGGCGAGTGCGGCTTCGGTTATCGTGAAAGCTGTTTCAAGTCTGAGTTGGATGGGCGAGTGGTGATCACCGAGCTGACCCTGCGAGTAACGCGTCGGCCTCGTCCCAGGCTCGATTATGGGGATCTTGCCCAACGAGTGCCGGTCAATCCCTCGCCGCTGGATGTCGCCAGCGCCGTAGTTGCCGTGCGCCAGGAAAAACTGCCTGATCCGGCGGAGTTGGGCAATGCCGGCAGTTTCTTCAAGAATCCGGTCGTGGACGCGAGTCTTGCCCGCTCCCTCATCGAGGCTCACCCCAATATGCCGCACTTCCCGCTGACTGATGGTGCTGTCAAACTGGCCGCCGGTTGGTTGATCGATCAGTGTGGTCTCAAGGGCTGGCGCCAGGGGCATTTCGCCGTGCACGATCGTCAGGCGTTGGTACTGGTGCACCTGGGAGGGGGGAGCGCAGAGGAGCTACTCGACTTTGCGGCGTGGGTAGCTGATCGAGTCGATCAGCATTTCGGCGTTGTATTGGAGCGAGAGCCTCGAGTCGCTGGTAGCCTGGTGAACTGA
- the msbA gene encoding lipid A export permease/ATP-binding protein MsbA produces the protein MTEYSGWALYKRLLGYVKPFWKSFLVAVIGYGIYAASSTALAEMMKRLIDGIQNPDADFRFFLPLFVVGMFGARGVGTFLGSYFMSNVARNLVHALRCDVFNHMLHLPGRYFDNHSSGHLVSRVTYQVEQVTGAGTKAVTVVLQEGLFVIGLLGYLMWTNWALTLLFLAVTPLIGGVVAYASRRFRLISQRIQRSMGDVTHVASEALIGYRVVRTHGAERFEKERFRKASEVNRQQSMKEALTKATSTPVIQLLVAISLAILVWLAMAPALMDNMTPGEFVAFITAASLLAKPIRSLSEINSIIQKGIAASSELFGLLDEPLETDNGTVVPERLEGRVQLEDVHFAYAPDKPEVLKGIDLDIRAGEMVAIVGRSGSGKSTLASLLPRFYHPTSGRILIDGVPIDDYALTPLRQQIALVTQQVTLFNATIAQNIAYGEDDTDLEAIEAAAKAAYADEFIQSMPGGYDALVGDNGVMLSGGQRQRMAIARAIFKDAPILILDEATSALDTESERYIQKALEEVCKGRTTLVIAHRLSTIERADRILVMEQGRVVEQGTHQQLLEREGAYAALYQMQFQEA, from the coding sequence GTGACTGAATATTCCGGCTGGGCGCTCTACAAGCGTCTCCTAGGCTATGTGAAACCTTTCTGGAAATCCTTTCTCGTAGCAGTCATCGGGTACGGCATCTACGCCGCTTCAAGCACCGCGTTGGCGGAAATGATGAAGCGTCTGATTGATGGTATCCAGAACCCCGATGCCGATTTCCGATTCTTTCTGCCACTGTTTGTGGTTGGAATGTTTGGTGCGCGTGGCGTTGGGACCTTCCTGGGCAGTTACTTCATGAGTAATGTGGCGCGGAATCTTGTGCATGCGCTGCGCTGTGACGTTTTCAACCATATGTTGCACCTGCCCGGACGTTACTTCGACAACCACTCCTCCGGTCATCTGGTGTCCCGAGTGACCTACCAGGTCGAGCAGGTAACCGGAGCTGGCACCAAGGCAGTTACCGTGGTGCTTCAGGAAGGTCTGTTCGTGATTGGTCTGCTCGGCTATCTGATGTGGACCAACTGGGCGCTGACCCTGCTGTTTCTGGCCGTGACCCCTTTGATTGGTGGCGTTGTCGCTTATGCCAGCAGGCGCTTCCGTCTCATCTCCCAGCGTATTCAGCGCTCCATGGGCGATGTCACCCACGTCGCTTCAGAAGCCTTGATCGGCTACCGAGTGGTGCGTACCCATGGCGCCGAGCGCTTCGAGAAGGAGCGCTTTCGCAAGGCCAGTGAGGTCAACCGTCAGCAGAGCATGAAGGAGGCTCTCACCAAGGCGACCAGTACGCCAGTCATCCAGTTGCTGGTGGCGATTTCGTTGGCGATTCTGGTCTGGCTGGCGATGGCGCCGGCGTTGATGGACAACATGACTCCGGGGGAGTTCGTGGCATTCATTACCGCTGCCTCGTTACTGGCCAAGCCGATCCGCTCGCTGAGTGAAATCAACAGTATTATCCAGAAAGGGATCGCGGCCTCTTCTGAGTTATTCGGACTACTGGACGAGCCTCTGGAGACTGACAATGGCACAGTGGTGCCGGAGCGTCTCGAAGGCCGAGTACAGCTCGAGGACGTGCATTTTGCCTATGCTCCGGACAAGCCGGAGGTGCTCAAGGGCATCGACCTGGATATCCGCGCTGGCGAGATGGTGGCCATCGTCGGGCGTTCCGGCAGCGGCAAGTCGACTCTGGCCAGCCTGTTGCCGCGTTTCTATCATCCCACCTCCGGTCGCATTCTGATCGATGGCGTGCCGATAGATGATTATGCGCTGACGCCGTTGCGTCAGCAGATTGCGTTGGTGACCCAACAGGTGACGCTATTCAATGCCACCATTGCCCAGAACATCGCCTACGGTGAGGACGACACCGATCTCGAGGCAATTGAGGCGGCGGCCAAAGCGGCCTATGCCGATGAGTTCATTCAGAGCATGCCGGGCGGTTATGATGCCCTGGTGGGTGACAACGGCGTCATGCTTTCAGGCGGCCAGCGTCAGCGTATGGCCATCGCCAGGGCGATCTTCAAGGATGCGCCGATTCTGATTCTCGATGAGGCGACCTCGGCGCTGGATACCGAGTCGGAGCGTTATATTCAGAAGGCTCTCGAGGAAGTCTGCAAGGGCCGTACCACCCTGGTTATCGCCCACCGTCTGTCGACCATCGAACGTGCAGACCGAATTCTGGTCATGGAGCAGGGGCGGGTCGTCGAGCAGGGAACCCACCAGCAACTGCTGGAGCGTGAAGGCGCCTACGCTGCGCTGTATCAGATGCAGTTTCAGGAGGCGTAA
- a CDS encoding ABC transporter ATP-binding protein — MSDFVKHEPVAGEVMLECRGLSRVYSEGPQDLVVLDQLELSVRAGERVAVVGSSGSGKTTLLNLLGGLDLPSSGEVRVANTALHELGDADIGRFRNRHIGFVYQFHHLLAEFSAVENVALPLIVRGQRKKDAEQQALQLLARVGMEPRAEHKPGELSGGERQRVAIARALVTDPSLMLMDEPTGNLDQHTAASILELMDELAASARCAFVIVTHDSGLAAHQDRVMRLTDGRLNAE, encoded by the coding sequence ATGAGTGATTTCGTCAAGCATGAGCCGGTGGCCGGGGAAGTGATGCTGGAATGCCGTGGGTTGTCGCGTGTCTACAGCGAAGGCCCTCAGGATCTGGTGGTTCTTGACCAGTTGGAGCTGAGCGTCAGAGCGGGTGAGCGGGTGGCTGTGGTTGGTAGCTCCGGCTCCGGCAAGACCACCTTGTTGAACCTGTTGGGCGGCCTTGATCTGCCCAGCTCAGGTGAGGTGCGAGTGGCGAACACCGCGCTGCATGAGTTGGGAGATGCCGATATCGGCCGCTTCCGTAACCGTCACATCGGTTTCGTCTACCAGTTCCATCATCTGCTTGCCGAGTTCTCGGCAGTGGAGAATGTGGCTCTGCCGTTGATCGTTCGTGGCCAGCGCAAGAAGGACGCGGAACAGCAGGCACTCCAATTGCTGGCGCGAGTCGGTATGGAACCGCGGGCCGAACACAAGCCGGGCGAGCTGTCCGGTGGTGAACGTCAGCGCGTTGCCATTGCCAGGGCGTTGGTCACTGATCCCAGCTTGATGCTGATGGACGAGCCGACTGGCAACCTCGATCAGCACACGGCAGCCAGTATCCTCGAGTTGATGGACGAACTGGCGGCGAGTGCTCGCTGCGCGTTTGTCATCGTTACCCATGACTCGGGACTGGCCGCTCATCAGGATCGCGTCATGCGCCTGACAGATGGGCGCTTGAACGCCGAGTGA
- the kdsB gene encoding 3-deoxy-manno-octulosonate cytidylyltransferase: MKQEFIVVIPARYASTRLPGKPLADIAGKPMVARVWEQARRSSASRVVVATDDPRIEAALQPLGAEVILTRDDHPTGTDRLAEVVEQLALADDAVLVNVQGDEPLLPPELIDQVAARLMQDDGASVATLAEPINDVETLFNANVVKVTRAMSGRALTFSRAPMPWDRDGFREPPQLLSTDAWLRHIGLYAYRAGFLRDFSQWMPAPIEQLEQLEQLRALYHGHVIQVALAETTPPGGVDTEEDLARVRAWFAAQEGNRE, from the coding sequence ATGAAACAGGAGTTTATTGTCGTTATTCCGGCGCGTTATGCGTCGACACGCCTACCTGGCAAGCCGCTGGCGGATATTGCCGGCAAGCCGATGGTTGCTCGGGTCTGGGAGCAGGCTCGCCGTTCCAGTGCCTCGAGAGTGGTGGTCGCGACGGATGATCCACGCATCGAGGCGGCGCTGCAGCCGCTGGGGGCCGAAGTCATCCTGACTCGTGATGATCATCCCACCGGCACTGACCGACTCGCCGAAGTCGTTGAGCAACTGGCGCTTGCCGATGACGCAGTGCTGGTCAACGTGCAGGGCGATGAGCCGCTGTTGCCACCGGAACTGATTGACCAGGTTGCCGCGCGGCTGATGCAGGATGACGGCGCTTCAGTGGCGACATTGGCCGAGCCGATCAACGATGTCGAGACCCTGTTCAACGCCAATGTGGTCAAGGTGACTCGGGCGATGTCCGGTCGGGCGCTGACCTTCTCGCGGGCACCGATGCCCTGGGATCGTGACGGCTTTCGCGAGCCCCCGCAGCTATTGTCCACCGACGCCTGGTTGCGCCATATCGGGCTGTATGCCTACCGTGCCGGGTTCCTGCGTGATTTCAGTCAGTGGATGCCGGCGCCGATTGAACAGCTTGAGCAATTGGAGCAGTTGCGTGCGCTCTATCATGGGCATGTGATCCAGGTGGCGCTGGCAGAGACTACACCTCCCGGTGGAGTGGATACCGAAGAAGACCTTGCGCGAGTCAGGGCCTGGTTTGCTGCTCAGGAAGGTAATAGGGAGTAA
- a CDS encoding DNA internalization-related competence protein ComEC/Rec2, with amino-acid sequence MKLPLTFAIALGALGGGIAFRAAELGLPALGILLLASLALRRMELVAGCMAGLWLLISLLEVAAGRLPEGLVSEPLLVEGRVEEVLGSSQRGSSQRGLPDLQRMTLDVEDCRPLQEGLRDCRRLSRLRVSWYSAKDVAEVREGERWQFVVRVRPVSGMANVPGFDYERWLWRRGIQATGSVVASENAVRLARAPVDVRGALLDYLLQLSLDDQARRWLAALTLGAGEQLSDDDWALLRATGTAHLAVVSGLHVGMVAVLMLGAARLLARLLYPRSWRLQVWPWWLAALMISSYVWLVGAEPPALRALIMCLVGLWVASGWHSPSPWQGLALAFDVVVILDPLALWQPGLWLSFAAVMLLVVIWHGRQPGMGVVGAILGLVRTQWLLTPLVAGLVLMAFGQVAWLAPLVNLLAVPWLTLVIVPLGMLGWLASVVIPSVGLVVWQITGYAIEALLWLLTVFADMASVWYPQFPLDQWLALLLLSMAVVLAMPGLMWRLRLMLLLVLLVAGLLIRSSMPADDEVELIVWDVGQGLMVEVRTSRHRLLFDSGPRFRSGFVPLSTFWPSAQHFDAVVISHADLDHAGGVSRLVDDHRVDRWYRPGTEPLELPPWVLVSDCHRGLEWQWDGIDFRFLWPPTDADQWKLSSNDGSCVLEVKVAGRRIVIPGDAGKRTERFWMGEIDGALDVLVAGHHGSATSTGAAMIEAKPPALTIISAGRYNVVGHPADAVIRRLRQAGSCLLSTALDGQVRLRVDASGAIKWHTRRNQPTGGAVEGSCHGVESGH; translated from the coding sequence ATGAAATTGCCACTGACCTTTGCCATAGCGCTGGGAGCGTTGGGCGGGGGGATTGCATTTCGCGCTGCTGAGCTTGGTCTGCCCGCTCTTGGCATACTGTTGCTGGCATCGTTGGCCTTACGCCGGATGGAGCTTGTGGCCGGCTGCATGGCCGGATTGTGGTTGCTCATCAGCCTGCTTGAGGTGGCTGCTGGTCGCCTACCCGAGGGGCTGGTGAGCGAGCCGTTACTGGTCGAGGGGCGAGTCGAGGAGGTCCTTGGCTCCTCACAACGTGGCTCCTCACAACGTGGCCTCCCGGACCTGCAGCGCATGACGCTTGACGTTGAAGATTGTCGTCCGTTGCAGGAAGGGCTGCGGGACTGTCGTCGTTTGTCTCGCCTGCGTGTCTCCTGGTATTCAGCGAAAGACGTTGCGGAAGTCCGTGAGGGCGAGCGCTGGCAATTTGTCGTGAGGGTGCGTCCCGTCAGCGGGATGGCCAACGTTCCGGGGTTCGACTATGAGCGCTGGTTGTGGCGACGAGGTATTCAGGCCACGGGGTCGGTAGTTGCCAGTGAGAACGCGGTGCGCCTTGCACGCGCTCCGGTCGATGTTCGTGGTGCGCTGCTGGACTATCTCCTGCAGCTATCTCTCGACGATCAAGCGAGGCGCTGGTTGGCTGCGCTTACCCTGGGAGCGGGAGAGCAGCTAAGCGATGACGACTGGGCACTGTTGCGTGCCACCGGGACTGCTCACCTGGCAGTGGTGTCGGGGCTGCACGTCGGTATGGTCGCGGTGTTGATGCTGGGCGCCGCACGTCTACTGGCACGTCTGCTTTATCCACGCAGTTGGCGCTTGCAGGTCTGGCCATGGTGGCTTGCCGCTTTGATGATCAGCAGCTATGTATGGCTGGTGGGGGCCGAGCCACCAGCGTTGCGTGCGTTGATCATGTGTCTGGTGGGATTATGGGTTGCCAGTGGTTGGCATTCTCCATCGCCGTGGCAAGGGCTGGCACTGGCCTTCGATGTGGTAGTGATTCTTGACCCATTGGCACTGTGGCAACCCGGTCTGTGGTTATCGTTCGCGGCAGTTATGTTGTTGGTAGTGATCTGGCATGGTCGTCAGCCAGGCATGGGGGTTGTGGGAGCTATCCTGGGGCTGGTGCGCACTCAGTGGCTGTTGACGCCACTGGTGGCAGGGCTGGTCCTGATGGCCTTTGGTCAGGTTGCCTGGTTGGCACCATTGGTCAATCTGCTGGCAGTTCCCTGGTTGACATTAGTGATAGTCCCTCTGGGAATGCTCGGTTGGCTGGCGAGCGTGGTGATCCCTTCGGTGGGGCTGGTGGTATGGCAGATCACCGGCTACGCCATTGAAGCCTTGCTGTGGTTGCTGACCGTGTTTGCCGATATGGCAAGTGTCTGGTATCCACAATTCCCGCTCGACCAATGGTTGGCATTACTGCTGTTGTCCATGGCGGTGGTGCTGGCGATGCCGGGCCTGATGTGGCGTTTGAGGTTGATGCTCCTACTGGTGTTACTGGTGGCCGGGTTGCTGATCAGGAGCTCGATGCCTGCAGATGATGAGGTCGAACTGATCGTCTGGGATGTGGGTCAGGGCCTGATGGTGGAGGTGCGTACGTCGCGACATCGCCTACTGTTCGATAGCGGGCCACGCTTCCGTTCTGGATTCGTGCCGTTGTCAACTTTCTGGCCTTCCGCTCAACACTTTGATGCGGTGGTGATCAGTCATGCCGACCTCGATCACGCCGGGGGCGTCTCAAGGCTGGTTGATGATCACCGTGTGGACCGCTGGTACCGGCCAGGAACCGAGCCTCTCGAGCTTCCACCGTGGGTGTTGGTCAGTGATTGTCATCGAGGTCTTGAATGGCAATGGGATGGCATCGACTTCCGTTTTCTGTGGCCTCCGACGGACGCCGACCAGTGGAAACTCTCCTCCAATGATGGTTCCTGTGTGCTGGAGGTGAAGGTTGCCGGACGTCGTATCGTGATTCCCGGAGATGCCGGCAAGCGTACCGAGCGCTTCTGGATGGGCGAGATTGATGGTGCGCTGGATGTGCTGGTGGCCGGGCACCATGGCAGCGCCACCAGCACTGGTGCGGCGATGATTGAGGCTAAACCACCGGCATTGACGATTATATCGGCAGGACGCTACAACGTTGTGGGGCACCCGGCGGACGCAGTGATTCGTCGCTTGCGTCAGGCCGGTAGCTGCCTACTGAGCACGGCATTGGATGGGCAGGTCCGGCTGCGCGTCGATGCTTCCGGGGCTATCAAGTGGCATACCCGGCGTAACCAGCCCACCGGAGGCGCTGTCGAAGGGTCTTGCCATGGGGTAGAATCAGGCCACTGA
- a CDS encoding DUF2062 domain-containing protein, with protein MPRRLLQRYLPRPDTLKQHRSLRFMAHLIADPALWVLSRRSVANAFAIGLFSALLPIPFQMVIAAFAARAVRCNLPLSVALVWITNPLTMPIIYYANYCVGAWLLQTHALHAPDQITIEWLRAQIMEILPSLILGSLVSAIALALCGYLVIRLLWRWQVSRSWRARARRRRARNECAN; from the coding sequence ATGCCGCGTCGATTACTGCAGCGCTACTTGCCCAGGCCAGATACCCTGAAACAGCATCGTTCGCTGCGTTTCATGGCACATCTGATAGCCGACCCAGCGTTGTGGGTGCTATCGAGGCGCAGCGTCGCCAATGCCTTTGCCATTGGCCTTTTCAGCGCTCTACTGCCGATTCCCTTCCAGATGGTCATTGCCGCTTTCGCCGCGCGCGCCGTGCGCTGCAATCTACCGTTGTCCGTTGCCCTGGTGTGGATCACCAACCCCCTGACGATGCCGATCATCTACTACGCCAACTACTGCGTTGGCGCCTGGCTGCTGCAGACACATGCGCTACATGCGCCAGATCAGATTACTATCGAGTGGTTGCGGGCCCAGATCATGGAGATTCTACCCAGCCTGATACTCGGCTCGCTGGTGTCAGCAATCGCCCTGGCATTGTGTGGCTATCTGGTCATTCGCCTACTGTGGCGCTGGCAGGTGTCACGCAGCTGGCGAGCTCGAGCGCGCCGGCGCCGCGCAAGAAATGAGTGCGCCAACTAG
- the lpxK gene encoding tetraacyldisaccharide 4'-kinase has product MSVAERWLRAAYQGASWLKLMRPLEALYVREVERRAQAYVSGRRSRWRAPVPVIVVGNLTLGGTGKSPLVAWLGRYLAEQGFRPGLLSRGYGGNAEYPLWVTSDTRVEECGDEPRMLKDQTGLSVVVDPERSRGAQRLIEAGCTVIITDDGLQHHRLARDLEIVVVDGGRGFGNGRCLPAGPLREPLSRLDSVDAVVINGEPRHEFSSGAFRMVLEPSRWRRVVGDDGPHPLAPLPFTPPVKAVAGIGNPQRFFATLNEMGIEHQAAPFADHHRFVAEDLAAEEGMAVIMTAKDAVKCRDIAPPDSWALDVEAAPCAEFVSWLERQVANWPVEATIKPDCVETNDG; this is encoded by the coding sequence ATGAGCGTTGCCGAGCGTTGGTTGCGGGCTGCTTATCAGGGAGCTTCATGGCTCAAGTTGATGCGGCCGCTCGAGGCGCTCTATGTCCGTGAAGTGGAACGCCGGGCGCAGGCTTATGTCAGCGGTCGGCGCTCACGTTGGCGCGCCCCGGTGCCGGTGATAGTGGTGGGCAATCTAACACTCGGTGGTACCGGCAAGTCCCCTCTGGTGGCCTGGCTGGGTCGATACCTTGCAGAGCAGGGCTTTCGACCGGGCCTGCTGTCTCGTGGTTATGGCGGCAATGCCGAGTACCCGTTGTGGGTGACCTCCGATACCCGCGTCGAGGAGTGTGGTGATGAACCTCGTATGCTCAAGGATCAGACTGGGCTGTCGGTCGTGGTTGATCCCGAGCGATCCCGTGGTGCTCAGCGCCTTATCGAGGCCGGCTGTACGGTGATCATCACTGATGATGGTCTACAGCATCATCGTCTGGCGCGGGATCTGGAGATCGTGGTGGTGGATGGTGGCCGCGGTTTTGGTAATGGCCGCTGCCTGCCGGCAGGGCCTTTACGCGAGCCACTGTCGAGGCTGGATAGCGTGGATGCAGTGGTGATCAATGGTGAGCCGCGTCACGAATTCTCTTCTGGTGCCTTCCGCATGGTGCTGGAGCCTTCCCGGTGGCGGAGAGTAGTGGGCGATGACGGTCCGCATCCACTTGCACCGCTGCCGTTTACCCCGCCGGTCAAGGCGGTCGCGGGAATCGGCAACCCTCAGCGATTCTTTGCCACTCTGAATGAGATGGGCATCGAGCATCAAGCCGCGCCCTTTGCCGACCATCATCGCTTTGTTGCCGAGGACCTGGCAGCCGAAGAGGGCATGGCAGTGATCATGACTGCCAAGGATGCGGTCAAATGTCGAGATATCGCGCCCCCTGACAGTTGGGCTCTGGACGTCGAGGCCGCACCCTGTGCGGAGTTTGTGTCCTGGTTGGAGCGTCAGGTGGCGAACTGGCCCGTCGAGGCGACGATCAAACCCGATTGTGTGGAGACGAACGATGGATAA
- a CDS encoding low molecular weight protein-tyrosine-phosphatase, producing the protein MRVLFVCLGNICRSPTAEGIVRARLLAAGLDGLVEVDSCGTGAWHIGEAPDTRAQQAAAQRGIDLSALRGRQLQDDDFLRFDYLLAMDHHNLAVLESRRPVGGEAHVGLLMAFAEDAGAEVPDPYYEGGFDRVYAMIERAADGLVAELRQQLEARE; encoded by the coding sequence ATGCGGGTACTGTTTGTGTGCCTCGGCAATATCTGTCGCTCGCCTACTGCGGAAGGCATTGTGCGTGCCAGGTTGTTGGCTGCTGGCCTGGATGGACTGGTTGAAGTCGATTCCTGCGGCACAGGGGCCTGGCATATCGGTGAGGCGCCGGATACCCGTGCCCAGCAGGCGGCTGCACAGCGCGGTATCGATCTGTCGGCATTACGCGGTCGACAACTGCAGGACGATGACTTTCTGCGTTTCGACTATCTGCTGGCCATGGATCACCACAACCTGGCGGTGCTCGAGTCGCGGCGGCCGGTTGGGGGTGAGGCGCATGTTGGCCTGTTGATGGCCTTTGCCGAGGACGCCGGAGCTGAAGTACCGGATCCTTACTATGAGGGTGGCTTTGATCGTGTCTATGCCATGATCGAACGTGCAGCCGATGGCCTCGTGGCAGAGTTGCGCCAACAGCTGGAGGCGCGTGAGTGA
- a CDS encoding Trm112 family protein — translation MDKELLAMLVCPECQGKLKYDRESAELRCLFDGLAYPIRDDIPVMLVEEARRMDVEETLKRSPGATGDQAGT, via the coding sequence ATGGATAAGGAACTGTTGGCGATGCTGGTTTGCCCCGAATGTCAGGGCAAGCTCAAGTATGATCGCGAAAGTGCAGAATTGCGTTGCCTGTTTGATGGCCTGGCCTACCCGATTCGTGACGATATTCCGGTAATGCTGGTTGAAGAGGCCCGGCGGATGGATGTTGAGGAGACGCTCAAGCGTTCTCCCGGAGCGACGGGTGATCAGGCGGGCACATGA